A window of Methanolobus sediminis contains these coding sequences:
- a CDS encoding DegT/DnrJ/EryC1/StrS family aminotransferase: MIPIAKPQLDEAEIEAVNEVLRSGIIAEGPRVAEFEQEFADYTGTEYAVAVNSGTAALHAALLAHGIGKGDEVITSSFSFIATANSVLFTGAKPVFADIRPDTFNLDPQLIEDKITPATKAIMPVHLYGQSADMGSIVDIAEDHDLILIEDACQAHGASYKGKKVGSFGTGAFSFYPTKNMTTSEGGIITTNNKEVADRARMIRAHGSKQRYLHEMLGYNLRMTDISAAIGMVQLKRLPSYIEARQRNAKILTDKLQDIEGIECPTVSESCEHVFHQYTIRTKNRDQLADYLKEKEIGSGIYYPIPIHRQPYYKELGYNDNLLVTEKVSREVLSLPVHPAVTGDDITTISNAIKQWSDAKC; the protein is encoded by the coding sequence ATGATACCCATTGCAAAACCACAGCTTGATGAAGCTGAAATTGAAGCCGTTAATGAAGTGCTACGCTCGGGAATAATCGCTGAAGGACCGCGTGTTGCAGAGTTTGAACAGGAATTTGCCGATTACACAGGAACAGAATATGCTGTGGCTGTGAATTCCGGAACTGCTGCCTTACATGCTGCTTTGCTTGCACATGGGATCGGAAAAGGTGACGAGGTCATTACAAGCTCTTTCAGTTTTATAGCCACAGCAAATTCAGTACTTTTCACAGGTGCAAAGCCCGTATTTGCAGATATAAGACCAGACACTTTTAATCTGGACCCGCAGCTTATAGAAGATAAGATAACACCTGCTACAAAAGCTATCATGCCGGTACACCTCTATGGCCAATCTGCGGACATGGGATCAATTGTCGACATTGCAGAGGATCATGACTTGATTTTAATTGAAGATGCATGCCAGGCACACGGAGCCAGCTATAAAGGAAAAAAGGTGGGTTCCTTCGGCACAGGTGCATTTAGTTTCTATCCTACCAAGAATATGACCACCAGTGAAGGTGGGATCATCACCACCAATAATAAAGAAGTCGCTGACAGGGCACGCATGATACGTGCACACGGTTCCAAACAGCGTTATCTTCATGAAATGCTGGGATACAACCTGAGAATGACAGACATATCTGCTGCAATCGGAATGGTACAACTAAAAAGACTCCCTTCCTATATAGAAGCAAGGCAGAGAAATGCAAAAATACTTACTGATAAACTTCAGGACATAGAGGGCATAGAGTGTCCGACAGTCAGTGAAAGCTGTGAGCACGTATTCCACCAATACACCATACGTACTAAGAACAGAGACCAGTTGGCAGACTACCTGAAAGAGAAAGAAATTGGTTCTGGAATATACTATCCAATACCCATCCACAGACAGCCCTATTATAAGGAGCTTGGATACAACGATAATCTTCTGGTTACGGAAAAGGTCTCAAGGGAAGTACTCTCACTACCGGTTCACCCTGCTGTGACCGGGGATGATATCACCACAATAAGTAATGCAATAAAGCAGTGGAGTGATGCAAAATGTTAA
- a CDS encoding argininosuccinate synthase produces MTKKVVLAYSGGLDTSVCIPLLKEEYGYDEVVTVAVDVGQPEADVKQATEKAQKISNKHFTLDVREEFVNDYIFPLIKANGDYEGYVMGTSIARPLIAKKVVEIAEQEGAVALAHGCTGKGNDQLRFEAVFRLTDMDVIAPMRDMNLTRDWEIEYAKKHGIPVSVTTAKPWSVDENIWSRSIEGGKLEDPGFIPPEEIYQWTVSPEAAPEGQTLVIGFENGVPVSLDGEKMTGVDLIIKLNEIAGSHGVGRTDMIEDRVLGLKARENYEHPAATVLLTAHKDLEKLVLTRAELKFKKNVDEQWSELAYYGLVDEPLYADLNAFINKTQERVTGTVTVKLHKGSVIILARTSPYALYSEDLVSFDSATINQKDAEGFAKYHGFQARMYKKVVEK; encoded by the coding sequence ATGACAAAGAAAGTAGTACTTGCTTATTCAGGCGGGCTTGACACTTCAGTGTGTATCCCGCTGCTCAAAGAGGAATACGGCTACGATGAAGTAGTTACAGTTGCCGTTGATGTGGGACAGCCTGAAGCTGATGTCAAACAGGCTACAGAGAAGGCACAGAAGATCAGCAACAAGCATTTCACACTTGATGTTCGTGAAGAGTTTGTCAATGATTACATTTTCCCTCTTATCAAAGCCAATGGCGACTATGAAGGATACGTAATGGGAACATCCATTGCACGTCCACTTATCGCTAAGAAGGTCGTTGAGATCGCAGAGCAGGAAGGTGCTGTTGCACTTGCACACGGCTGTACCGGAAAGGGTAACGACCAGCTTCGTTTCGAGGCTGTTTTCCGTCTCACTGACATGGATGTTATTGCACCAATGAGGGACATGAACCTCACACGTGACTGGGAAATTGAATATGCAAAGAAACATGGCATACCTGTCAGTGTTACAACCGCAAAGCCATGGAGTGTTGACGAAAACATATGGAGCCGCAGTATCGAAGGTGGTAAGCTTGAAGACCCTGGATTTATCCCACCAGAGGAGATCTACCAGTGGACTGTTTCCCCTGAAGCAGCTCCTGAAGGCCAGACACTTGTGATCGGTTTTGAGAACGGTGTTCCTGTTTCACTTGACGGCGAGAAGATGACCGGTGTTGACCTTATCATCAAGCTCAACGAGATTGCAGGTTCCCACGGTGTTGGCAGAACAGACATGATAGAGGACCGTGTTCTCGGACTTAAGGCACGTGAGAATTACGAGCACCCTGCAGCAACAGTATTGCTCACAGCCCACAAGGACCTTGAGAAGCTTGTGCTCACCAGAGCTGAGCTGAAATTCAAGAAAAATGTGGACGAGCAGTGGTCAGAACTTGCCTACTACGGCCTTGTGGACGAGCCACTCTATGCAGACCTCAATGCTTTCATAAACAAGACGCAGGAACGTGTCACAGGTACTGTGACCGTGAAACTGCACAAAGGCAGTGTGATCATTCTTGCACGTACATCCCCGTATGCACTCTATTCAGAAGACCTTGTGTCCTTTGACAGTGCAACCATCAACCAGAAGGATGCCGAGGGCTTTGCAAAGTACCATGGTTTCCAGGCAAGGATGTATAAGAAGGTTGTTGAGAAGTAA
- a CDS encoding VanZ family protein: MQNLLKNKYIALFVLYFLYFIQFILKQVSLVQHFDYMKHKKEILIALTVLYAGFIFYLSAQANLSVPSSYFKIPIMYELADIAKSLGLNFVIDIAEYAYMHMDKVAHMFLYFGLGVLLHLTFQNSDNVFLRKYAAIIAVVLGVFYGISDEFHQSFVPGRTSSVYDLMADGIGLTIAQIIFVILILINLRRKKKKDGRETYPAEK; encoded by the coding sequence ATGCAGAATCTTCTTAAAAATAAGTATATTGCACTTTTTGTCCTTTATTTCCTTTACTTCATCCAGTTCATTCTTAAACAGGTTTCATTGGTACAACACTTTGATTATATGAAGCATAAAAAAGAGATTCTAATAGCTCTGACAGTCCTTTATGCAGGTTTTATATTCTACCTGTCCGCACAGGCCAATCTCAGTGTTCCGTCTTCGTATTTCAAGATCCCAATCATGTATGAACTGGCAGACATTGCAAAAAGTCTTGGTCTTAATTTTGTGATAGACATTGCAGAATACGCATATATGCACATGGATAAGGTTGCTCATATGTTTCTCTATTTCGGTCTTGGTGTACTTCTGCACCTGACATTCCAAAATTCTGATAATGTATTTCTCAGAAAATATGCAGCCATAATAGCTGTGGTTCTTGGTGTCTTTTATGGCATCTCTGATGAGTTCCACCAATCCTTTGTGCCAGGTCGTACATCCAGTGTATATGATTTGATGGCAGATGGTATAGGGCTAACGATCGCACAGATCATTTTCGTGATTCTGATACTGATAAATCTGCGCCGTAAAAAGAAAAAAGATGGCCGGGAAACATATCCCGCTGAAAAATAG
- a CDS encoding nucleotide sugar dehydrogenase, giving the protein MSQKLETILKEKGPIKKIGVIGMGYVGIPAASLFADSDKFDHVLGFQRDSPSSGYKIEMLNRGESPLKGEEPGLEELLKKVTDAGKFECTPDFSRISELDAVTLAIQTPFADPKALEPDFGALKEGIRNVGRYLKPGILVVLESTITPGTTDGMAREILEEESGLKAGEDFALAHAPERVMVGRLLRNIQEHDRIVGGIDKVSTDRAVELYSPVLTKGRVIPMSATAAEVTKTAENTFRDLQIAAANQLALYCEAMGINVYDVRAGIDSLKGEGITRAILWPGAGVGGHCLTKDTYHLERGVKLGTEALDYPQDAESIYVLARRVNDFMPVHMYNLTVAALKRINMDIKGAKIAMLGWAFINDSDDARNPPSEPYRDMILEAGAELKVHDPHVLSYPDVELLKDSNETIKGADAVVIFTGHKEYFSLKPEDIKKLTGKENTVIIDGRNVIDPDTFINAGFVYKGIGRGDKNSHPIAGQ; this is encoded by the coding sequence ATGAGCCAGAAACTCGAGACTATTTTGAAAGAGAAAGGACCTATAAAGAAAATAGGCGTCATAGGAATGGGTTATGTGGGTATCCCTGCAGCATCCCTTTTTGCTGATTCTGATAAGTTTGACCATGTGCTTGGATTCCAGAGAGACTCCCCTTCATCAGGTTATAAGATAGAAATGCTCAACCGTGGTGAAAGTCCGCTTAAAGGTGAGGAACCCGGACTTGAGGAGCTTCTGAAAAAGGTCACTGATGCAGGCAAATTCGAATGCACACCGGACTTTTCCAGAATATCCGAACTTGATGCAGTTACACTGGCCATCCAGACACCTTTTGCAGACCCAAAGGCACTGGAACCCGACTTTGGAGCACTTAAAGAAGGTATCCGTAATGTAGGCAGATACCTTAAACCGGGAATCCTTGTAGTTCTTGAATCAACGATCACACCTGGTACAACTGATGGGATGGCCAGGGAAATCCTCGAGGAAGAATCGGGCCTTAAGGCAGGAGAGGACTTTGCTCTTGCACATGCACCTGAAAGAGTAATGGTTGGAAGATTGCTCCGTAATATCCAGGAACATGACAGGATCGTGGGTGGTATTGATAAGGTAAGCACTGACAGGGCAGTTGAACTCTATTCACCGGTGCTGACAAAGGGCAGGGTCATACCAATGAGCGCAACTGCTGCTGAAGTTACAAAGACCGCGGAGAACACATTCAGGGATTTGCAAATTGCAGCAGCGAACCAGCTTGCTCTTTACTGTGAAGCAATGGGAATCAATGTCTATGATGTAAGGGCCGGTATCGACAGCCTGAAAGGCGAAGGCATAACAAGAGCCATACTCTGGCCAGGTGCCGGTGTTGGTGGGCACTGCCTTACCAAGGACACGTATCACCTTGAACGCGGTGTGAAACTGGGAACCGAAGCTCTTGATTACCCGCAGGATGCAGAGTCTATCTATGTTCTTGCACGCAGGGTCAACGACTTCATGCCTGTGCACATGTACAACCTCACCGTTGCCGCACTTAAGAGGATAAACATGGACATAAAAGGAGCAAAAATAGCCATGCTTGGATGGGCGTTCATCAATGACTCTGACGATGCACGCAACCCACCATCAGAACCTTACAGGGACATGATCCTTGAAGCCGGAGCAGAACTTAAGGTGCATGACCCGCATGTGCTCAGTTACCCTGATGTCGAGCTGCTCAAAGACTCAAATGAGACCATCAAAGGTGCAGATGCAGTTGTTATCTTTACAGGCCATAAAGAGTATTTTAGCCTGAAACCAGAGGATATAAAGAAACTCACAGGCAAAGAAAACACTGTGATCATAGACGGCAGGAATGTCATCGATCCTGACACATTCATTAATGCAGGATTCGTGTACAAGGGCATCGGCCGTGGTGACAAGAACAGCCATCCGATTGCTGGCCAGTAA
- a CDS encoding NAD-dependent epimerase/dehydratase family protein, with amino-acid sequence MKKVLITGGIGQIGSYLVDTMHDNYDVTVLDNLSSGKEPDLPSNVSFVKDDIRSPIARELASQNDIIIHTAAQISVAHSMSEPLFDADNNVFGTLNLLEGARSGDIERFVYISSAAVYGDPQYLPIDEKHPQNPMSPYGASKLCGEKYCSMYHHAYGLPTVSIRPFNIYSPRQDPSNPYSGVISKFIGRLKEGLPPIIFGDGSNTRDFVSAHDVVDMITLLANGAGGDGDVYNVGTGMVTRIDELAQILMDIFDNSMDIEYKDPMTGDIKHSSSCITMAKAIGFEPKINLYKGLEEIIG; translated from the coding sequence ATGAAGAAGGTTCTTATTACCGGTGGTATCGGTCAGATAGGTAGTTATCTGGTTGATACTATGCATGACAACTATGACGTTACAGTACTGGATAACCTGTCTTCCGGTAAGGAACCAGATCTACCTTCAAATGTTAGTTTTGTAAAGGATGACATAAGATCTCCTATTGCCAGGGAACTTGCATCTCAAAATGATATTATAATCCATACCGCAGCCCAGATCAGCGTTGCTCATTCCATGTCAGAGCCTTTATTTGATGCGGACAACAATGTATTTGGAACCCTGAATCTTCTTGAAGGGGCCAGATCCGGCGACATTGAACGTTTTGTTTACATAAGTTCTGCTGCAGTTTATGGGGATCCGCAATACCTTCCAATTGATGAAAAACACCCTCAGAATCCCATGTCACCATACGGTGCCAGCAAGCTTTGTGGTGAGAAATACTGTAGTATGTATCATCATGCATATGGTCTTCCAACTGTCAGCATAAGACCCTTTAATATATATAGCCCGAGACAGGATCCGTCCAATCCCTATTCAGGTGTGATCTCGAAATTCATAGGCAGGTTAAAGGAAGGTCTTCCTCCTATTATTTTTGGTGACGGTTCAAACACCAGGGATTTTGTCTCTGCACATGATGTAGTTGATATGATCACACTACTTGCTAACGGTGCTGGCGGGGACGGTGATGTCTATAATGTCGGGACCGGTATGGTCACACGTATAGATGAACTGGCACAGATTCTTATGGACATATTTGACAATTCCATGGATATAGAGTATAAAGATCCTATGACAGGTGACATTAAACACAGTTCATCCTGTATCACAATGGCCAAAGCTATCGGTTTTGAACCGAAGATTAATCTTTATAAAGGTCTTGAAGAGATTATTGGCTGA
- a CDS encoding UDP-N-acetylglucosamine 3-dehydrogenase — translation MLRVGVIGAGAMGKNHIRIYSEMPGVELAGISDIDKDLVESLAQQYNTNAFTDYKEMLASGIDAVSIVVPTKMHRQVATDAIEAGAHVLVEKPIADTVENADAIIDAAKKNGRLVMVGHIERFNPAVIKLKEIIESGLLGKIVSISTRRVGPYNPRIRDVGVILDIGVHDIDVISYLYGSDVNQVYAVAGADIHSFEDHATIHMRLDHEFSGLVEVNWLTPHKVRKLTAVGVGGVAYLDYIDQTVELHDSGWIRKAKIEQKEPLKNELEYFIDCINNGKQPNPSGTDGKHALKVSLAAISSYKEAKMIDIKE, via the coding sequence ATGTTAAGAGTGGGCGTTATCGGTGCCGGTGCCATGGGTAAGAACCACATACGTATCTACAGTGAGATGCCGGGTGTAGAACTTGCAGGCATTTCGGATATCGATAAGGATCTTGTGGAAAGTCTTGCACAGCAGTATAATACTAATGCTTTTACAGATTACAAAGAAATGCTGGCATCGGGAATTGATGCAGTAAGCATAGTTGTTCCTACCAAGATGCATCGCCAGGTTGCTACTGATGCTATTGAAGCAGGTGCACATGTACTTGTAGAAAAACCCATTGCAGACACCGTTGAAAATGCAGATGCGATCATTGATGCAGCTAAGAAAAATGGACGGCTTGTAATGGTTGGACACATTGAAAGGTTCAATCCTGCTGTCATAAAGCTCAAAGAGATAATCGAATCAGGTCTGCTCGGGAAGATAGTTTCTATATCTACCAGGAGAGTTGGACCCTATAATCCAAGGATAAGAGATGTTGGTGTTATTCTGGACATCGGTGTACATGACATAGATGTAATATCATATCTTTATGGCAGTGATGTAAATCAGGTCTATGCAGTAGCCGGGGCAGATATTCATTCCTTTGAGGATCATGCAACCATACATATGAGACTGGATCACGAATTCTCCGGTCTTGTTGAGGTCAACTGGCTCACACCACACAAGGTAAGAAAGCTTACAGCTGTTGGTGTTGGCGGTGTTGCTTATCTAGATTATATTGACCAGACAGTGGAACTTCATGACAGTGGCTGGATAAGGAAAGCAAAGATCGAACAGAAAGAACCACTTAAGAACGAACTTGAATATTTCATTGATTGTATCAATAACGGTAAACAGCCAAATCCTTCAGGAACTGATGGAAAGCATGCACTGAAAGTAAGTCTTGCGGCTATTAGTTCGTACAAAGAAGCAAAAATGATAGATATTAAGGAATGA
- a CDS encoding metal-dependent hydrolase: MPYPAFHLSFFIFCVSLVGIFAIAGSGFRREMSIKDVKHLGLLLFVGSVGSVFPDVPAVWNYVLHGTLQHTRIGSVPTHSLFFGLVAFILAFLLGYLVYRNISKASSIGIFAEAAFLSHLLLDDIADGGLTYLYPVYNEPLSIFAFMNVKLSGVNFFYYNFACFVSVFFIFCVMFMALLALKDLGFGFRYEPVE; this comes from the coding sequence ATGCCGTATCCAGCGTTTCATCTGTCCTTCTTTATTTTCTGCGTGTCCCTTGTGGGAATATTTGCAATAGCAGGAAGTGGTTTCAGGAGAGAGATGAGCATAAAGGATGTTAAACATCTAGGTTTACTGCTCTTTGTGGGCAGCGTAGGTTCTGTGTTCCCTGATGTACCTGCGGTGTGGAATTATGTTTTACATGGTACTCTTCAGCACACCAGGATAGGTTCGGTTCCGACCCATTCTTTGTTCTTTGGACTTGTGGCATTCATACTAGCGTTCCTGCTTGGATATCTTGTATACAGGAATATTTCCAAAGCTTCATCAATAGGTATCTTTGCAGAAGCTGCCTTCCTTTCACATCTCTTACTGGATGATATTGCAGATGGCGGACTTACTTACCTGTATCCGGTCTACAATGAGCCGCTTAGCATTTTCGCATTCATGAACGTGAAACTTTCAGGTGTGAATTTCTTCTACTATAATTTTGCATGTTTTGTTTCGGTGTTCTTTATATTCTGTGTGATGTTCATGGCCCTGCTGGCTTTGAAGGACCTGGGGTTCGGGTTCAGGTATGAGCCAGTGGAATGA
- a CDS encoding N-acetyltransferase, whose product MQNNTYIHRSAKLYGSSSVGKGSVVLENVILGYPQHSILMEITKADDVDIENYDQPGAVIGDNAFIRAGTTIFSNVRAGNNFKTGHNAMIRENTTIGDNVLIGTNVIIDGTVTIGSNVSIQGNVYIPTHVTIEDKVFIGPCAVLANDKYPVRGEYHPEGPVIRKGASIGANTTLVPGVEIGEGAMVAAGALVTKDVPAWKLAIGCPAKIIDLPEKIETLNNI is encoded by the coding sequence ATGCAAAACAATACATATATTCACAGGTCTGCTAAACTTTATGGCTCCAGCAGCGTCGGCAAAGGATCGGTAGTACTTGAAAATGTAATACTTGGATATCCTCAGCACAGCATACTTATGGAGATCACAAAGGCTGATGACGTTGACATAGAAAACTATGACCAGCCAGGTGCTGTGATAGGCGACAATGCTTTCATAAGGGCAGGTACGACCATCTTCAGCAATGTAAGAGCAGGGAATAATTTCAAGACCGGACATAATGCCATGATAAGAGAGAACACCACAATAGGTGATAATGTCCTCATTGGAACAAATGTGATAATAGACGGCACTGTTACTATAGGCAGCAATGTCAGCATCCAGGGCAATGTGTACATTCCCACGCATGTAACCATTGAAGATAAGGTCTTTATCGGACCATGTGCTGTGCTTGCTAACGATAAATATCCTGTAAGAGGAGAATATCATCCCGAAGGTCCTGTGATCAGGAAAGGTGCTTCAATTGGTGCAAATACAACACTGGTTCCAGGAGTTGAAATTGGTGAGGGAGCCATGGTAGCTGCGGGAGCATTAGTCACAAAGGACGTACCTGCATGGAAACTCGCCATTGGATGTCCTGCAAAGATCATTGACCTTCCTGAAAAAATAGAAACATTGAATAACATATAA
- the carB gene encoding carbamoyl-phosphate synthase large subunit, protein MPKREDIKKVLLIGSGPIMIGQGAEFDFSGSQACRSLKEEGLEVVLVNSNPATIMTDPEMADAVYIEPIEVKAVERIIAKERPDGIIAGIGGQTGLNITSELAEAGILEKYNVQLLGTNLEAIKNTEDRELFKQTMESIGEKVPRSKAISTLKEAEELIDELGLPLIIRPAYTLGGAGGGIAHSKEELLEITERGLRRSRISQVLIEESVLGWKEFEYEVMRDANDTCIVICNMENLDPMGVHTGESIVVTPSQTLNDEEHQMLRTAAIKIIRTFGIEGGCNIQFAAKDGDYRIVEVNPRVSRSSALASKATGYPIARVTAKIAIGMALDEILNDVTKKTPASFEPTIDYIVTKIPRWPFDKFVNADKTLTTAMKSTGEVMAIGRTIEESLLKAVRSLDIKMDFGTDEWSENETRMLLKTPTSERLFVMYHALCNGFSVEEVSSLTGIDIFFIRKLKNIIDMEDMVREEGFSGAISDDLLREAKQTGFTDARIAELTGKTRVEINDQRRAAGIISTYKMVDTCAAEFAAETPYYYSCYEQMCEADPSDRKKILILGSGPIRIGQGIEFDYCTVHAVAAIREAGIEAHIINNNPETVSTDYDTSDKLFFEPLTLEDVMNVIDKENPDAVLVQFGGQTSVNLALPLERELKRRSDLKTVILGTSPEDIDVAEDREKFNLRMSKLGINQPDAGYATSQDQAIEIATRIGYPVLVRPSYVLGGRAMEIVYDQTDLERYMREAVKVSPEHPILIDDFLEGAVEIDVDAVCDGKDVLIGAIMEHIEEAGVHSGDSACVIPPQSLSEEVLETVRDYTRKIALALNVKGLVNIQMAQKGDKIYVLEANPRSSRTIPFVSKAVGLPLAKIAARVIMGETLEEQGYSTCDEPKIKHVAVKEVLLPFDKLPGADPLLGPEMKSTGEVMGVDSDYGRAFFKAQLSADNLLPLTGKVFLSVKDEDRDELLEVAQKLVSAGIELLGTKGTADFLSEHGVEMGIVRKVHDGSPNVIDMMRRYEVALVINTPEDKLSREDGSRIRRAAVDFKVPYITTIQAAIAAANAIVAMKQGEGEVKSINEYHREMA, encoded by the coding sequence AAGTCAGGCATGCAGGTCCCTTAAGGAAGAGGGACTGGAAGTAGTGCTTGTTAACTCTAATCCTGCGACCATTATGACCGACCCGGAGATGGCAGATGCAGTTTACATCGAACCTATCGAAGTAAAGGCAGTAGAGAGGATCATAGCCAAGGAGAGGCCAGACGGTATCATTGCAGGTATCGGTGGTCAGACAGGTCTTAACATCACGAGTGAACTTGCTGAGGCAGGAATTCTTGAGAAATACAATGTTCAGCTCCTTGGAACAAACCTTGAAGCTATCAAGAATACCGAGGACCGTGAACTGTTCAAGCAGACCATGGAAAGCATTGGCGAGAAAGTCCCACGCAGCAAAGCAATTTCCACACTCAAAGAAGCAGAAGAGCTTATTGACGAGCTCGGATTACCACTAATCATCCGTCCTGCATACACCCTCGGTGGTGCTGGAGGAGGAATTGCACATTCAAAAGAAGAACTCCTTGAGATCACTGAAAGGGGACTTCGCCGCAGTCGTATCAGCCAGGTGCTTATTGAGGAAAGTGTCCTTGGCTGGAAGGAATTCGAATATGAGGTCATGCGTGATGCAAATGATACATGTATAGTAATATGTAACATGGAAAACCTCGACCCTATGGGTGTTCACACAGGTGAGTCCATTGTAGTTACACCATCACAGACACTCAACGATGAAGAGCACCAGATGCTCAGGACTGCAGCTATCAAGATCATCAGGACATTCGGTATCGAAGGTGGATGTAACATCCAGTTCGCTGCAAAGGATGGCGACTACCGTATTGTGGAAGTAAACCCACGTGTTTCACGTTCATCAGCCCTTGCGTCAAAAGCAACAGGTTATCCGATTGCCAGGGTAACAGCCAAGATAGCTATCGGAATGGCATTGGATGAGATCCTCAATGATGTCACAAAGAAGACACCTGCATCATTCGAGCCTACAATTGACTACATCGTTACCAAGATCCCAAGGTGGCCATTTGACAAGTTTGTCAATGCTGACAAGACACTGACAACTGCCATGAAGAGTACCGGAGAGGTAATGGCGATTGGCCGTACCATTGAAGAATCACTTCTGAAGGCTGTACGTTCCCTTGATATCAAGATGGACTTCGGTACGGATGAGTGGTCTGAAAACGAAACGAGAATGCTGCTCAAAACTCCTACAAGTGAGCGTCTTTTTGTAATGTATCATGCACTCTGTAATGGTTTTTCAGTAGAGGAAGTTTCAAGCCTTACAGGTATTGATATCTTCTTCATCAGGAAGCTTAAGAATATCATTGACATGGAAGACATGGTTAGGGAAGAAGGATTCTCCGGAGCAATATCCGATGATCTTCTTCGTGAAGCAAAACAGACAGGTTTTACTGATGCACGCATTGCAGAACTCACAGGCAAGACCCGAGTGGAGATCAATGACCAGAGGCGGGCTGCAGGAATTATCTCTACCTATAAGATGGTAGATACATGTGCAGCAGAGTTCGCTGCAGAAACTCCATATTATTACTCATGTTACGAGCAGATGTGTGAAGCTGACCCATCCGACCGCAAGAAGATCCTTATTCTTGGTTCCGGTCCGATACGAATCGGACAGGGAATCGAGTTCGACTACTGTACTGTACATGCAGTAGCTGCAATTCGCGAGGCAGGAATTGAAGCTCACATTATCAACAACAATCCTGAGACGGTATCCACTGATTATGATACATCAGACAAGCTCTTCTTCGAACCTCTCACACTTGAAGATGTGATGAATGTAATCGATAAGGAGAATCCTGATGCAGTGCTTGTGCAATTCGGAGGACAGACCTCAGTAAACCTTGCACTCCCACTTGAGAGGGAACTTAAGAGACGTAGTGACCTTAAGACCGTGATCCTTGGAACATCACCTGAAGATATCGATGTTGCAGAGGATCGTGAGAAGTTCAATCTCAGGATGAGCAAGCTTGGTATCAACCAGCCAGACGCAGGTTATGCAACCTCACAGGACCAGGCAATTGAAATCGCTACAAGAATTGGTTATCCGGTACTTGTACGTCCTTCATATGTTCTTGGCGGACGTGCAATGGAGATAGTCTACGACCAGACTGACCTTGAGAGGTACATGCGTGAAGCTGTAAAGGTTTCACCTGAGCATCCAATCCTTATTGATGACTTCCTTGAGGGAGCAGTAGAGATAGATGTTGATGCAGTGTGTGACGGTAAAGATGTGCTTATCGGAGCAATTATGGAACACATCGAGGAAGCAGGTGTTCACTCAGGTGACTCCGCATGTGTGATTCCTCCACAGTCACTTTCTGAAGAAGTGCTTGAAACCGTACGTGATTACACCCGTAAGATCGCTCTTGCACTTAATGTAAAGGGTCTTGTAAATATCCAGATGGCACAGAAAGGTGACAAGATCTATGTCCTTGAAGCAAACCCACGTTCTAGCAGGACAATCCCATTCGTATCCAAGGCTGTAGGACTGCCACTGGCAAAGATCGCGGCCCGTGTTATCATGGGAGAGACACTTGAAGAGCAGGGTTATTCAACATGTGACGAACCAAAGATCAAGCATGTTGCTGTTAAGGAAGTTCTCCTGCCATTTGACAAGCTCCCTGGTGCAGACCCGCTACTTGGTCCGGAGATGAAGAGTACCGGAGAGGTAATGGGTGTTGATTCTGATTACGGAAGGGCATTCTTCAAGGCACAGCTTAGTGCTGACAACCTTCTGCCACTTACAGGAAAGGTCTTTTTGTCCGTGAAGGATGAAGACAGAGATGAGCTACTTGAAGTAGCACAGAAACTTGTGAGTGCAGGCATCGAGCTCCTTGGTACAAAAGGTACTGCAGATTTCCTTTCTGAGCATGGAGTTGAGATGGGAATTGTCAGGAAAGTGCATGATGGCAGCCCGAATGTCATTGACATGATGCGCAGATACGAAGTTGCACTGGTCATTAACACACCGGAAGACAAACTCTCACGCGAGGACGGTTCAAGGATCCGCCGTGCAGCAGTTGACTTCAAGGTACCTTACATCACCACTATCCAGGCAGCAATTGCAGCAGCTAACGCCATCGTTGCAATGAAGCAGGGTGAAGGCGAAGTAAAATCAATCAATGAATATCACAGGGAGATGGCTTAA